One Carya illinoinensis cultivar Pawnee chromosome 5, C.illinoinensisPawnee_v1, whole genome shotgun sequence genomic window, TCTGTGTTGCGTCCCCTGGAAGCAGAAATTGGTTCTATCTGAACTTATGTTGCTCTGTATGTGTTAAAATTAAAGAATCATAAAAGCATTTAAAAGGGCATGGAGGTGTATACGGTGCTATTTAGGAAACGTGAAGGAACGGTACATTGGTCCTTATTATGGAGATGCTAGGCCATCTGATCACCAGTTAAGTTGGTTAGAGCGAAGAGGTGTCCTTGACAGAGAAGGTAGTGCCAGTATAAACTTTATTGACAATAGCAACCTAGACTCAGACACTCTACAACAACCGACACAATTTCACACAAGGAACCTCCACAACCAACTACTACTATTTCACAGAAGGAACTCTACACCCAAAGGCTACATGCACTAGAatggaaatttatttttgaaactttgtaatgttcttcttcttcttcttcttcttcttcttctctctctctctctctctctctctcatcatgtGAACTACTGGTCAGACATTGAATACATAATTCTTTGAGCATTCAAAACCACAGAAGAACCTTGCCTGGTCTTCTCCACGATCCGCTCTATCAAAACCTTCTCCAGCTCATCGCCATCTTCACTCTCACATATATCATTTGATTCTGAGCTCCTCGATGTCTTCTCTTCCCGAATCCTGATCTCTTCATGATTTGAATTGCTTGACCATCTGTCCCTATTTATATCATATTGTAACATAGACCCATTATCTCTAACATCACCGATTTGGTCCTTAAACAACTTTTGGTCAAAAGGGTTCAATTCTTTCTCGGTACAGTAACTGTCAAATCTCGTGTCTAGTGGAGCCTCTTCCTCTGTTATTGCCATCCAGATATTGTCCTCTTCAGCCTCATTACAAGTATCCGAGGCTTGTTTTGACAGATTTATAACGGAAGGCCCATCCATGTCATTGATTTCATCTATAAAGGTTCGGCTTTCTTTGGTTAATAAAGAATCTTTTTCCATGCACAAGTCATTCTCAGAGATCATATTTTCTGATTCCACAGAACGCAAGCTCTTCCTGGTCTTTTCAACTGCAGTTTCGAGCTCCCTGATGCGTGCTTCAAGCCGCAACTGAATCACCTCATGAAGACGCATGCTCAACTCCTTAGGTGACACTGTACGGTATTCAGTATGAGTGTGGTTGGTGGAGGTCTCATTTCCTTCAGAATCTGAGTCAGACAAACCACCAGATAGCCTATGGATCTTGATGGGTCTCAAATCTCCGCGAACAACATCCACCACAAAGTCGGGATCCAGCTGCAAAAACACTTATCCAGAGTATTGTAATACAGAAGACAAAAGTAAATTCTCGTTGTTTACAAGGAAAACAGAATTTTAATCTGAACTGGACCAGTAAATTGCTTAATAGCTGGAGAAATCTTGTATGTGGAGTCCAGTGGATTATGTAAATATGTACCACACATTGGTTTAATTTCAGTGTATGGCCTGGAACGTGAGAAGATGATTCTTCTTGAAGGCGAGATCACAGCAGGAGTTGCTAAAAGTATACCAAAAATGAATGAGGTAGTTGGAAATAATACAATGGTCAATGCTGCCATGTAAGTTGGGGAATAGTTAAGAGTAGAACAGGTTTATGTAACCAAGGCATACATGGCTGTCAGAAGGTTTGTTGAATAACCTGCATGCACTCCTCATTTTCTGTCACAAGCGGCAAAGCTAACAAATTACATAGGAAGAGGATATTGGTGAATTTAACCTAGGAGACTGAAGACAAATTCCATTGATATAAACATACTGCACCTTCCAGCAAAAAGAGGATGCAAATGATGGAACATATAATCTTGAGCTGCTTTACCAAAAGCAACTTTTGAGGTTTGTCTAAGAGGACACCAACACCAGCAGGACACAGCCTTCCCAAAATCGGATATCGTCTCCTGGCTCTGGGGCATGAAGAAAGGCTCACATACAAATTTGATAAGACTTAGGGGCATAATTACCTCAACAGAGTTGGATATTGTCTCCAGGCTAGATGGTTTCATGTTTGATTGCAACCTTTCTAGTTCAGCTTCAAGCTCTGCCTCAATTTTACTTATTGCCGCATAGTCTTCTGTCTTCCCATAATCTGACTTCTTCTCTAAGTCCCTATTCCCAAGCACCTTAATAGTAAGCAAGTCTTTCATCTCAATCTCCTCGTGCAAATCTTGAACCAACTGGTTAGTTTGCTTCAGCTGGTCATTTAACTTTTCTGCTTCTCTTTTATGAGCAACTATGGCAGACATCATTCCAATAGTGATTCCAAGAAAGACAAGAAGCATTCCATTGGATAAACCTAAATAACGGTAAATATTTTAAgcacaaaaggaaaatgaagagaTATACAATCACGTATCAAGCCAAGCACTGGAAAATCAAGATGCTTGATGGAGATGTGAATTGCCTCTTGTAACAAGCAGTAGATCTTCAAAAACAATTTCCATTGCCATGGCCGCCTTAATTTTGTGTGTGACTTCCATGGCTACctaaatttagtttaatttttcaaGTATATCGTGTGTAATATATCCCGAATTGTGTAAAGGGCGAATCTTAATCCTTCTAGGAGGGAGAAGTTAAAGCCCTTTGTTATGAATTCTATAGGTTACTTTGTTAAGTTCCTGATTATTGCAAAgagtaaattaattaaaacctCCTACACTCATACATTTCAAGGCATATCACAAGCGAATTTCTTCCTAGCTATAACAAGTTCTTACCCCATTTTTCTGGGTGAAAAGCACTCGACATATCAGACGAATTAATTTGATCAcacagagagatagagagagagagagagagagagagagagagagagagagagagagagagagagagagagtagcatAAACATAAAACGAAATGTCAAAGTAAGTTGATCAAAACCAGAGAAAAGATCACAACCTTGTGAATGGAATGCCTCATCACCAACGGAGCATACCCTTATTTTAGAACGTGTCGTTTTCCCTATTTTTCGCTTCGATTTTCTACTCTCCATTTGCATGTGCATGTCCCCATTGGAACTGTTGCTACCTCTGCTGATTTTCAGGCTCCCATCCGACACCAAAAAAAGCGTCGCTGCCGCCAAGGTTGTAGGTGTTGGTGACTGAACTGAAGTGTCCACATAATACTCTTCCATTCTATACAGCAGCGCAGTCATCACTACACAATTTTCTGAAGGACTCACTGCCCCAGGCTTTACAAAATACCCACAAACAGACCTACCCCTAAACGGCCTCCTGCCTCTGCTACCTCTACCAACCCAAACCTCTGGTATTAACAAATCACCACGCTCATCGTAACTGCCATTTGCAGTATCTGAAGGAAGATTTCCTCCAGTTTGGTTACGGGGACCGGACTGGAAGTAAATGGAATTCTCGGAAGCTCCTTCGTTTTCCTTATCAGAAAACCAGTACTCGGCTATGTAGCAAGCGCCATAAAGTGCCGGAacaacccaaaaatccattgcttctttctcttctgacatgtaaaaactaaaaatcacACCCTCAAATTCATTTCTGCAGTCTGGACTCTGGCTTTAAAGAATTAAAGAGAAACCGAACAGAaagaaaacataagaaaaaggaGTGTGTGTAGTTTGGAAAGTTTCTGCTTGGCACGACAGATGAGAGACGTTGTTCCAATTATCAGACAGCTGAGGACGCACGTCAGTCCGTTATCTGCAACTGTTTGGACTGAAATGAGGGTCTatgaataaaatgataataaaaaatataaacaaaagatattttttttcattattaataCCGACTACCATAcattacttgtttttaatttttctttggtttgatgttttatctcattttattattataatatttttaatttttcataaaatatataattaataatttaattttataataataataatattaaaaaataatattataataatattttatttaatttttaatttttatcttaaactaTCTCACTTCATTTATCAATCTAAATGAAATTATAGAATGAGTACTCATAATCTTGACGAAGAAGAgcaatttttatatatgaaaaaaaaatcacaattaaCTACTGAAAATACATAGAGTTCAAAGTGTAAATAATTacgagagaaaaaaagaaaagaaaaatcacaataagattaataatattttttttattaagaaagtgataataaaataagagaaatgttttggttacaaataaatctcataaaaatatatttacatattgatataatttgatatgataaattagattatataattacttttattataaagtaattttaacatattatatgaaactatattaatttataactttatagatgcttttatgattttttattttttttaacagcaGCCTTTGtcataaaataagaaaagatttaaataatgagaAAGAGTGCATAAGTAATGGAAAATTAATAATCCTTGTAAgatgtttatttattatttatttatttatttatttatttttactttattaaaTTAGTAATTACAAATGATACTAGATTTTCGtcttcaatctctctctctctctctctctctctctctctctctctctctctctctcttaaataataaatattataatagtgGAAAGTCCTTTTACATGTGGAGGGTTGAGATAAGTAAATAGAGTCCTGCTACACCGC contains:
- the LOC122309747 gene encoding uncharacterized protein LOC122309747; its protein translation is MSEEKEAMDFWVVPALYGACYIAEYWFSDKENEGASENSIYFQSGPRNQTGGNLPSDTANGSYDERGDLLIPEVWVGRGSRGRRPFRGRSVCGYFVKPGAVSPSENCVVMTALLYRMEEYYVDTSVQSPTPTTLAAATLFLVSDGSLKISRGSNSSNGDMHMQMESRKSKRKIGKTTRSKIRVCSVGDEAFHSQGLSNGMLLVFLGITIGMMSAIVAHKREAEKLNDQLKQTNQLVQDLHEEIEMKDLLTIKVLGNRDLEKKSDYGKTEDYAAISKIEAELEAELERLQSNMKPSSLETISNSVELDPDFVVDVVRGDLRPIKIHRLSGGLSDSDSEGNETSTNHTHTEYRTVSPKELSMRLHEVIQLRLEARIRELETAVEKTRKSLRSVESENMISENDLCMEKDSLLTKESRTFIDEINDMDGPSVINLSKQASDTCNEAEEDNIWMAITEEEAPLDTRFDSYCTEKELNPFDQKLFKDQIGDVRDNGSMLQYDINRDRWSSNSNHEEIRIREEKTSRSSESNDICESEDGDELEKVLIERIVEKTRQGSSVVLNAQRIMYSMSDQ